In one Magallana gigas chromosome 9, xbMagGiga1.1, whole genome shotgun sequence genomic region, the following are encoded:
- the LOC105334061 gene encoding E3 ubiquitin-protein ligase HACE1, with protein sequence MEFLKDLAASLRSARTVELPKDEKSAFYMLMSMVIANQYRSVSDLLSNSKFNINFAPGRGHRNLLHIAANCGSYDCLLILLKKGIEVNRQDVSGCTPLHLAARNGQKRCIDKLLEYNADVNIRNNEGLTTIHWLAVNGRTEVLHDLFAFVPDVDVEDAQGQTALHVACQNGHKSTVICLLDHGADINRANHNGWTPLHFACSHGQHDSLDILLRRGAKFAVDNFGKTPLDLCLEGGYNETCSILLKYVPNLLEQLITSVRSQKIKEPEYFKVLKHVTSQGSGIADRVLTSLSEEASVIGHNLLSVSSNVETQVSCLLKSVRVLCKLYTHIYKSPPSPSSPNTPRGLLGVKPQSPKATEVFGPLEALWQLLADWLCLLRLEFNKDSDSQSGKTSESTDNENTQHQDQSPKDKEENSDGGDKVAVSVSEYIRGVDPRSCDQEGILKSLCVDQDVVGVILPRICGVIHAFYICCTCQHGHPQMTSPRFIEFVCQHNKELKLLVARSPEVIFDHFHFLLECPELMSQFLHIIRAQPFESRRRWFYDNLDREGSNREIIHSPPDDNDVLVINRERMFHSSCEGLIKQPLEKLKKGLAIRFQGEEGMGSGVVREWFDVLSREILNPDYALFTQSADGCTFQPNSNSAINPDHLNYFRFAGQTLGLALYHQHLLSVYFTRSFYKHILGIPVNYTDVASIDPEYAKNLQWILDHNIDNIGLDLTFSVETDVFGAMQEVALKQGGATIPVTEKNKTEYVQLVTELRMTRAIQPQIDSFLSGFHEFIPQALVQMFDEFELELMLSGLPEINIEDWRRYTEYSGYDDACPQIQWFWEVVEELSQQDRVLLLQFCTGSSRVPFGGFSHLGGGGGPQKFTISQVTYQPQLLPTASTCINLLKLPEYPSKSELKERLMVALQCGSQGYAMV encoded by the exons ATGGAATTCCTGAAAGATTTAGCTGCTTCTTTGAGAAGTGCAAGGACTGTAGAGCTACCAAAGG ATGAGAAATCTGCATTTTACATGCTCATGTCCATGGTAATTGCAAATCAGTACAG GTCAGTGTCAGATCTTCTTTCAAACTCCAAGTTTAACATCAATTTTGCACCTGGCAGAGGACATAGAAATTTGCTGCACATTGCCGCAAA CTGTGGGTCGTACGACTGTTTGCTGATTCTACTAAAGAAGGGAATAGAAGTCAACAGACAGGACGTGTCTGGATGCACTCCGCTACATCTGGCGGCTAGGAACGG ACAAAAGAGGTGTATTGACAAACTTTTGGAGTACAATGCTGATGTGAACATCAGAAACAATGAAGGACTGACAACA ATACACTGGTTGGCAGTCAATGGGAGAACCGAGGTGTTACATGATCTGTTTGCCTTTGTCCCTGATGTTGATGTGGAG gaTGCCCAGGGACAAACAGCGCTACATGTAGCCTGTCAGAATGGACACAAATCT ACTGTGATTTGCTTACTGGACCATGGAGCGGACATCAATCGAGCTAATCACAATGGATGGACTCCTCTTCACTTTGCCTGCAG TCACGGCCAGCATGACAGTTTAGACATCCTACTGAGGAGGGGCGCCAAGTTCGCTGTGGATAACTTTGGGAAAACCCCTCTTGACCTCTGTTTGGAA GGTGGTTACAATGAGACGTGCAGCATCCTTCTAAAATATGTCCCCAATCTACTGGAACAACTCATTACCAGTGTCAGGAGTCAGAAGATCAAAGAGCCAGAG taTTTTAAAGTTCTGAAGCATGTCACCAGTCAAGGCAGTGGAATAGCAGACCGAGTGCTGACTTCTCTCTCAGAGGAAGCCTCAGTGATAGGTCACAATTTACTGAG TGTGTCCAGCAATGTAGAGACCCAGGTGTCCTGTCTACTGAAGAGTGTGAGGGTGCTGTGTAAGCTGTACACCCACATCTACAAATCCCCACCCTCCCCCTCCTCCCCCAACACACCCAGAGGACTGCTGGGGGTCAAACCCCAGTCCCCGAAAGCTACAGAGGTGTTTGGG CCCCTTGAAGCATTATGGCAGCTGCTTGCTGATTGGCTGTGCCTGTTACGATTAGAATTCAACAAAGACAGCGACTCCCAATCAGGGAAGACTTCCGAATCAACAGACAATGAAAACACACAACATCAGGATCAGTCTCCCAAAGATAAGGAAGAGAACTCTGATGGTGGTGATAAAGTGGCTGTGTCAGTCAGTGAGTACATCAGAGGGGTGGATCCGAGGTCATGTGATCAGGAGGGGATCCTGAAGAGTCTCTGTGTGGATCAAGATGTGGTGGGGGTTATTCTCCCACGGATTTGCGGGGTCATCCACGCGTTTTATATTTGCTGTACTTGTCAACACGGTCATCCTCA AATGACATCTCCCAGGTTTATTGAATTTGTTTGTCAGCATAACAAAGAACTAAAACTTCTTGTTGCAAG GAGTCCTGAGGTGATATTTGATCACTTCCATTTTCTGCTGGAATGTCCGGAACTCATGTCCCAGTTCCTGCACATCATCAGGGCCCAG CCCTTTGAATCCCGGAGGCGTTGGTTCTATGATAACTTGGACAGGGAGGGGTCTAACAGAGAAATCATCCACTCTCCACCTGATGATAATGATGTTCTTGTGATCAACAGAG AGAGGATGTTTCACAGCAGCTGTGAGGGTCTAATCAAACAGCCCCTGGAAAAACTGAAGAAGGGACTGGCCATCCGATTCCAAGGGGAGGAGGGCATG GGTTCAGGTGTTGTAAGAGAATGGTTTGATGTCTTATCCCGGGAAATTCTCAACCCAGACTATGCTCTGTTCACCCAGTCAGCTGATG GGTGTACCTTCCAGCCCAATAGTAACTCGGCCATTAACCCTGACCACCTGAACTACTTTCGTTTTGCGGGACAGACCCTGGGACTGGCGCTGTATCATCAACATCTTCTGAGTGTTTACTTCACCAGGTCGTTCTACAAGCACATCCTTG GTATCCCTGTGAACTACACTGATGTCGCCTCTATTGATCCAGAGTATGCAAAGAATCTACAG TGGATCCTGGATCATAATATAGACAACATTGGTCTTGACCTGACTTTCTCTGTGGAGACCGATGTGTTTGGAGCCATGCAGGAAGTGGCACTGAAACAAGGGGGTGCCACCATTCCTGTCACTGAGAAAAATAAG ACTGAGTATGTACAGCTGGTTACAGAACTCCGGATGACCCGAGCCATCCAGCCACAGATCGACAGCTTCCTGTCCGGATTCCACGAGTTTATACCACAGGCCCTTGTACAGATGTTTGATGAGTTTGAATTG GAGCTGATGTTGTCTGGACTACCCGAGATAAACATCGAGGACTGGAGACGATACACGGAGTACAGTGGATATGACGATGCCTGCCCTCAAATACAG TGGTTCTGGGAAGTTGTAGAAGAGCTAAGTCAACAAGACAGAGTACTATTGCTACAGTTCTGTACAggaag CTCCCGTGTCCCATTTGGTGGCTTCTCTCATTTGGGTGGTGGTGGGGGGCCACAGAAGTTCACCATCAGTCAGGTCACCTACCAACCCCAGCTCCTGCCCACAGCCAGTACCTG CATCAATCTACTGAAATTACCTGAATATCCCAGTAAATCTGAATTAAAGGAACGTTTGATGGTAGCTCTCCAGTGTGGCAGTCAGGGATATGCAATGGTTTAA